One window from the genome of Ovis canadensis isolate MfBH-ARS-UI-01 breed Bighorn chromosome 21, ARS-UI_OviCan_v2, whole genome shotgun sequence encodes:
- the CDHR5 gene encoding cadherin-related family member 5 isoform X2, with the protein MGTWVLLLPLLFAAEAQAQGTVCSVEKTFLTVEENTNPGEPLLDIYVPEGQQVTLGPSSTPFAFRIQGNQLFLNVTPDYEANTMLEALLECRSGVSAVTQLRVFVSVLDVNDNPPRFPYETKLWEVPEDTRVNTTVVSETELEAQDQDQDDVLFYTLQEVTLGASSFFSLVGANRPALRLDQSLDLERWPNMTFRLLARDTQETGEPSHTATATLVLEVQPVDLRPPWFLPCSYSDGLVCIHAQYRGAVPTGHRLPGPLILHPGPVYAVDGDRGINQPIKYSIISGNEDSTFSISADSGNLTMTKSIPNAKTFLLVVKGEQADNAQYSVTQVTVEARNASGSVPHFTQSLYRGTVGLGSGVGTVIKDAADPSQPLRIRAQDPEFPDLNSAITYQITNNSAFRMDGEAVLTAASLEHAGVFYAEVKAENTVSSGTATTVVEIQVSEQEPSPTGTTLRPPASSTPAPVGTPSVGTGPSPPAASPSGGSAQTSKPGASPPTSPGSSRNTWIPGTSETARTEGRPDGGQAGDRRFSEAEMAALGGVLSALLLLALIALTVLVYKHYGHRLACGFGRALKSQPQGFDNQAFLNDSDNANWVPAPSPSPSHALPAPQEPEPPEPAPPSPETPRGLPEAPAKGADGGSPAAVRSILTKERRPEGGYKAVWFGEDIGAEADVVVLNTPASEVGGAGDSGSEGSGDEAADAQDALGTDSIHF; encoded by the exons ATGGGGACCTGGGTCCTGCTGCTCCCGCTGCTGTTTGCGGCTGAGGCCCAGGCCCAGGGTACAG TCTGCTCCGTGGAGAAGACCTTCCTCACAGTCGAGGAGAACACGAACCCCGGGGAGCCCCTCCTGGACATCTACGTCCCCGAGGGCCAGCAGGTGACCCTTGGACCCTCGTCCACCCCTTTTGCGTTTCGGATCCAGGGGAATCAGCTGTTTCTCAACGTGACCCCGGACTATGAG GCGAACACCATGCTGGAGGCTCTCCTGGAGTGCAGGAGCGGTGTCTCCGCG gtGACTCAGCTGAGGGTGTTTGTGTCCGTGCTGGATGTCAACGACAACCCGCCCAGGTTCCCCTATGAGACCAAGCTCTGGGAAGTGCCTGAG GACACTCGGGTGAACACCACCGTCGTCTCAGAGACAGAACTGGAGGCCCAGGACCAGGACCAAGACGATGTCCTTTTCTACACCCTCCAAGAGGTCACCCTG GGTGCCAGCAGTTTCTTCTCCTTGGTGGGTGCGAACCGCCCAGCGCTGCGGCTGGACCAGTCACTGGACTTGGAGAGGTGGCCAAACATGACCTTCCGGCTGCTGGCCCGG gacacacaggagaccGGGGAGCCCAGCCACACAGCCACAGCCACCTTGGTCCTGGAGGTGCAGCCCGTTGACCTGCGGCCCCCCTGGTTCCTGCCCTGCAGCTACTCGGATGGTCTCGTCTGCATCCATGCCCAGTACCGTGGGGCTGTGCCCACCGGCCACAGACTG CCAGGCCCCCTCATCCTGCACCCTGGGCCCGTCTACGCCGTGGATGGAGACCGGGGCATCAACCAGCCCATCAAGTACAGCATCATCAGTG GAAACGAGGACAGCACGTTCTCCATCAGTGCCGACTCAGGAAACCTCACCATGACCAAGAGCATCCCCAATGCCAAGACCTTCCTTCTGGTGGTCAAG GGCGAGCAGGCTGATAACGCCCAATACTCCGTGACCCAGGTCACGGTGGAGGCCCGGAACGCCAGCGGGAGCGTGCCCCACTTCACGCAGAGCCTGTATCGTGGCACTGTGGGGCTTGGCTCTGGGGTGGGCACGGTCATCAAGGACGCAGCTGACCCTTCCCAGCCGCTGAGGATCCGGGCCCAGGACCCTGAGTTCCCA GACCTCAACTCAGCCATCACATATCAAATCACCAACAACTCTGCCTTCCGAATGGACGGAGAAGCCGTCCTGACTGCCGCCTCGCTGGAGCACGCCGGGGTCTTCTACGCCGAG GTCAAGGCCGAGAATACAGTGAGTTCAGGCACTGCGACCACAGTCGTGGAGATTCAGGTCTCAGAACAGGAGCCCTCCCCAACAG GCACCACTCTGaggccaccagcctcctccacgcCTGCGCCTGTGGGGACCCCTAGTGTGGGGACCGGCCCCTCCCCCCCAGCAGCCTCACCCAGTGGGGGCTCAGCACAGACCTCGAAACCAGGAGCCTCTCCGCCGACGTCCCCTGGGTCCAGCAGGAACACCTGGATACCAG GGACATCTGAAACAGCCCGAACAGAAGGCAGGCCAGACGGCGGCCAGGCTGGGGACCGGCGCTTCTCGGAGGCAGAGATGGCGGCACTGGGCGGGGTGCTGAGCGCACTGCTCCTCCTGGCTCTGATTGCCCTCACGGTCCTGGTCTACAAGCACTATGGCCACCGACTCGCGTGCGGCTTTGGCCGAGCACTG aaGTCCCAGCCCCAAGGGTTTGACAACCAGGCTTTCCTCAACGACTCGGACAACGCCAACTGGGTGCCGGCGCCTAGCCCTTCACCCAGCCACGCCCTGCCGGCTCCCCAGGAGCCCGAGCCCCCGGAGCCCGCGCCACCCAGCCCTGAGACCCCGCGCGGGCTCCCAGAGGCCCCTGCCAAGGGCGCGGACGGGGGCAGCCCGGCGGCCGTGAGGTCCATCCTGACCAAGGAGCGGCGGCCTGAGGGCGGCTACAAGGCCGTGTGGTTCGGGGAGGACATCGGCGCCGAGGCCGACGTGGTGGTTCTCAACACCCCCGCCTCGGAAGTGGGCGGCGCTGGCGACTCTGGCAGCGAGGGCAGCGGCGACGAGGCTGCGGATGCCCAGGACGCGCTTGGTACCGACTCCATCCACTTCTAA
- the SCT gene encoding secretin → MATLALLLLLPPLLLGSCAARPAPPRAPRHSDGTFTSELSRLRDSARLQRLLQGLVGKRSEQDTENSTAWTKSAEGPLCLLWSDAPALQAWAPLRPPEGQAWSSQLPLALKAGVMMSKPAVPTAEGTR, encoded by the exons ATGGCTAcgctggccctgctgctgctgctgccgccgctgctgctcggAAGCTGCGCCGCGCGCCCCGCGCCCCCCAG GGCCCCGCGACACTCGGACGGGACGTTCACGAGCGAGCTCAGCCGCCTAAGGGACAGCGCGCGGCTGCAGCGGCTGCTGCAGGGCCTGGTGGGGAAACGCAG CGAGCAGGACACAGAGAACAGCACAGCCTGGACCAAGTCTGCGGAGGGCCCGCTATGCCTGCTGTGGTCGGACGCGCCCGCCCTGCAGGCTTG GGCGCCCCTGAGGCCCCCCGAGGGTCAAGCCTGGTCTTCCCAGCTGCCTCTTGCACTGAAGGCAGGGGTCATGATGTCCAAGCCGGCCGTCCCGACTGCTGAGGGGACCCGATGA
- the CDHR5 gene encoding cadherin-related family member 5 isoform X3: MGTWVLLLPLLFAAEAQAQGTVCSVEKTFLTVEENTNPGEPLLDIYVPEGQQVTLGPSSTPFAFRIQGNQLFLNVTPDYEANTMLEALLECRSGVSAVTQLRVFVSVLDVNDNPPRFPYETKLWEVPEDTRVNTTVVSETELEAQDQDQDDVLFYTLQEVTLGASSFFSLVGANRPALRLDQSLDLERWPNMTFRLLARDTQETGEPSHTATATLVLEVQPVDLRPPWFLPCSYSDGLVCIHAQYRGAVPTGHRLPGPLILHPGPVYAVDGDRGINQPIKYSIISGNEDSTFSISADSGNLTMTKSIPNAKTFLLVVKGEQADNAQYSVTQVTVEARNASGSVPHFTQSLYRGTVGLGSGVGTVIKDAADPSQPLRIRAQDPEFPDLNSAITYQITNNSAFRMDGEAVLTAASLEHAGVFYAEVKAENTVSSGTATTVVEIQVSEQEPSPTGASPPTSPGSSRNTWIPGTSETARTEGRPDGGQAGDRRFSEAEMAALGGVLSALLLLALIALTVLVYKHYGHRLACGFGRALKSQPQGFDNQAFLNDSDNANWVPAPSPSPSHALPAPQEPEPPEPAPPSPETPRGLPEAPAKGADGGSPAAVRSILTKERRPEGGYKAVWFGEDIGAEADVVVLNTPASEVGGAGDSGSEGSGDEAADAQDALGTDSIHF; this comes from the exons ATGGGGACCTGGGTCCTGCTGCTCCCGCTGCTGTTTGCGGCTGAGGCCCAGGCCCAGGGTACAG TCTGCTCCGTGGAGAAGACCTTCCTCACAGTCGAGGAGAACACGAACCCCGGGGAGCCCCTCCTGGACATCTACGTCCCCGAGGGCCAGCAGGTGACCCTTGGACCCTCGTCCACCCCTTTTGCGTTTCGGATCCAGGGGAATCAGCTGTTTCTCAACGTGACCCCGGACTATGAG GCGAACACCATGCTGGAGGCTCTCCTGGAGTGCAGGAGCGGTGTCTCCGCG gtGACTCAGCTGAGGGTGTTTGTGTCCGTGCTGGATGTCAACGACAACCCGCCCAGGTTCCCCTATGAGACCAAGCTCTGGGAAGTGCCTGAG GACACTCGGGTGAACACCACCGTCGTCTCAGAGACAGAACTGGAGGCCCAGGACCAGGACCAAGACGATGTCCTTTTCTACACCCTCCAAGAGGTCACCCTG GGTGCCAGCAGTTTCTTCTCCTTGGTGGGTGCGAACCGCCCAGCGCTGCGGCTGGACCAGTCACTGGACTTGGAGAGGTGGCCAAACATGACCTTCCGGCTGCTGGCCCGG gacacacaggagaccGGGGAGCCCAGCCACACAGCCACAGCCACCTTGGTCCTGGAGGTGCAGCCCGTTGACCTGCGGCCCCCCTGGTTCCTGCCCTGCAGCTACTCGGATGGTCTCGTCTGCATCCATGCCCAGTACCGTGGGGCTGTGCCCACCGGCCACAGACTG CCAGGCCCCCTCATCCTGCACCCTGGGCCCGTCTACGCCGTGGATGGAGACCGGGGCATCAACCAGCCCATCAAGTACAGCATCATCAGTG GAAACGAGGACAGCACGTTCTCCATCAGTGCCGACTCAGGAAACCTCACCATGACCAAGAGCATCCCCAATGCCAAGACCTTCCTTCTGGTGGTCAAG GGCGAGCAGGCTGATAACGCCCAATACTCCGTGACCCAGGTCACGGTGGAGGCCCGGAACGCCAGCGGGAGCGTGCCCCACTTCACGCAGAGCCTGTATCGTGGCACTGTGGGGCTTGGCTCTGGGGTGGGCACGGTCATCAAGGACGCAGCTGACCCTTCCCAGCCGCTGAGGATCCGGGCCCAGGACCCTGAGTTCCCA GACCTCAACTCAGCCATCACATATCAAATCACCAACAACTCTGCCTTCCGAATGGACGGAGAAGCCGTCCTGACTGCCGCCTCGCTGGAGCACGCCGGGGTCTTCTACGCCGAG GTCAAGGCCGAGAATACAGTGAGTTCAGGCACTGCGACCACAGTCGTGGAGATTCAGGTCTCAGAACAGGAGCCCTCCCCAACAG GAGCCTCTCCGCCGACGTCCCCTGGGTCCAGCAGGAACACCTGGATACCAG GGACATCTGAAACAGCCCGAACAGAAGGCAGGCCAGACGGCGGCCAGGCTGGGGACCGGCGCTTCTCGGAGGCAGAGATGGCGGCACTGGGCGGGGTGCTGAGCGCACTGCTCCTCCTGGCTCTGATTGCCCTCACGGTCCTGGTCTACAAGCACTATGGCCACCGACTCGCGTGCGGCTTTGGCCGAGCACTG aaGTCCCAGCCCCAAGGGTTTGACAACCAGGCTTTCCTCAACGACTCGGACAACGCCAACTGGGTGCCGGCGCCTAGCCCTTCACCCAGCCACGCCCTGCCGGCTCCCCAGGAGCCCGAGCCCCCGGAGCCCGCGCCACCCAGCCCTGAGACCCCGCGCGGGCTCCCAGAGGCCCCTGCCAAGGGCGCGGACGGGGGCAGCCCGGCGGCCGTGAGGTCCATCCTGACCAAGGAGCGGCGGCCTGAGGGCGGCTACAAGGCCGTGTGGTTCGGGGAGGACATCGGCGCCGAGGCCGACGTGGTGGTTCTCAACACCCCCGCCTCGGAAGTGGGCGGCGCTGGCGACTCTGGCAGCGAGGGCAGCGGCGACGAGGCTGCGGATGCCCAGGACGCGCTTGGTACCGACTCCATCCACTTCTAA
- the CDHR5 gene encoding cadherin-related family member 5 isoform X4 — translation MGTWVLLLPLLFAAEAQAQGTVCSVEKTFLTVEENTNPGEPLLDIYVPEGQQVTLGPSSTPFAFRIQGNQLFLNVTPDYEANTMLEALLECRSGVSAVTQLRVFVSVLDVNDNPPRFPYETKLWEVPEDTRVNTTVVSETELEAQDQDQDDVLFYTLQEVTLGASSFFSLVGANRPALRLDQSLDLERWPNMTFRLLARDTQETGEPSHTATATLVLEVQPVDLRPPWFLPCSYSDGLVCIHAQYRGAVPTGHRLPGPLILHPGPVYAVDGDRGINQPIKYSIISGNEDSTFSISADSGNLTMTKSIPNAKTFLLVVKGEQADNAQYSVTQVTVEARNASGSVPHFTQSLYRGTVGLGSGVGTVIKDAADPSQPLRIRAQDPEFPDLNSAITYQITNNSAFRMDGEAVLTAASLEHAGVFYAEVKAENTVSSGTATTVVEIQVSEQEPSPTGTSETARTEGRPDGGQAGDRRFSEAEMAALGGVLSALLLLALIALTVLVYKHYGHRLACGFGRALKSQPQGFDNQAFLNDSDNANWVPAPSPSPSHALPAPQEPEPPEPAPPSPETPRGLPEAPAKGADGGSPAAVRSILTKERRPEGGYKAVWFGEDIGAEADVVVLNTPASEVGGAGDSGSEGSGDEAADAQDALGTDSIHF, via the exons ATGGGGACCTGGGTCCTGCTGCTCCCGCTGCTGTTTGCGGCTGAGGCCCAGGCCCAGGGTACAG TCTGCTCCGTGGAGAAGACCTTCCTCACAGTCGAGGAGAACACGAACCCCGGGGAGCCCCTCCTGGACATCTACGTCCCCGAGGGCCAGCAGGTGACCCTTGGACCCTCGTCCACCCCTTTTGCGTTTCGGATCCAGGGGAATCAGCTGTTTCTCAACGTGACCCCGGACTATGAG GCGAACACCATGCTGGAGGCTCTCCTGGAGTGCAGGAGCGGTGTCTCCGCG gtGACTCAGCTGAGGGTGTTTGTGTCCGTGCTGGATGTCAACGACAACCCGCCCAGGTTCCCCTATGAGACCAAGCTCTGGGAAGTGCCTGAG GACACTCGGGTGAACACCACCGTCGTCTCAGAGACAGAACTGGAGGCCCAGGACCAGGACCAAGACGATGTCCTTTTCTACACCCTCCAAGAGGTCACCCTG GGTGCCAGCAGTTTCTTCTCCTTGGTGGGTGCGAACCGCCCAGCGCTGCGGCTGGACCAGTCACTGGACTTGGAGAGGTGGCCAAACATGACCTTCCGGCTGCTGGCCCGG gacacacaggagaccGGGGAGCCCAGCCACACAGCCACAGCCACCTTGGTCCTGGAGGTGCAGCCCGTTGACCTGCGGCCCCCCTGGTTCCTGCCCTGCAGCTACTCGGATGGTCTCGTCTGCATCCATGCCCAGTACCGTGGGGCTGTGCCCACCGGCCACAGACTG CCAGGCCCCCTCATCCTGCACCCTGGGCCCGTCTACGCCGTGGATGGAGACCGGGGCATCAACCAGCCCATCAAGTACAGCATCATCAGTG GAAACGAGGACAGCACGTTCTCCATCAGTGCCGACTCAGGAAACCTCACCATGACCAAGAGCATCCCCAATGCCAAGACCTTCCTTCTGGTGGTCAAG GGCGAGCAGGCTGATAACGCCCAATACTCCGTGACCCAGGTCACGGTGGAGGCCCGGAACGCCAGCGGGAGCGTGCCCCACTTCACGCAGAGCCTGTATCGTGGCACTGTGGGGCTTGGCTCTGGGGTGGGCACGGTCATCAAGGACGCAGCTGACCCTTCCCAGCCGCTGAGGATCCGGGCCCAGGACCCTGAGTTCCCA GACCTCAACTCAGCCATCACATATCAAATCACCAACAACTCTGCCTTCCGAATGGACGGAGAAGCCGTCCTGACTGCCGCCTCGCTGGAGCACGCCGGGGTCTTCTACGCCGAG GTCAAGGCCGAGAATACAGTGAGTTCAGGCACTGCGACCACAGTCGTGGAGATTCAGGTCTCAGAACAGGAGCCCTCCCCAACAG GGACATCTGAAACAGCCCGAACAGAAGGCAGGCCAGACGGCGGCCAGGCTGGGGACCGGCGCTTCTCGGAGGCAGAGATGGCGGCACTGGGCGGGGTGCTGAGCGCACTGCTCCTCCTGGCTCTGATTGCCCTCACGGTCCTGGTCTACAAGCACTATGGCCACCGACTCGCGTGCGGCTTTGGCCGAGCACTG aaGTCCCAGCCCCAAGGGTTTGACAACCAGGCTTTCCTCAACGACTCGGACAACGCCAACTGGGTGCCGGCGCCTAGCCCTTCACCCAGCCACGCCCTGCCGGCTCCCCAGGAGCCCGAGCCCCCGGAGCCCGCGCCACCCAGCCCTGAGACCCCGCGCGGGCTCCCAGAGGCCCCTGCCAAGGGCGCGGACGGGGGCAGCCCGGCGGCCGTGAGGTCCATCCTGACCAAGGAGCGGCGGCCTGAGGGCGGCTACAAGGCCGTGTGGTTCGGGGAGGACATCGGCGCCGAGGCCGACGTGGTGGTTCTCAACACCCCCGCCTCGGAAGTGGGCGGCGCTGGCGACTCTGGCAGCGAGGGCAGCGGCGACGAGGCTGCGGATGCCCAGGACGCGCTTGGTACCGACTCCATCCACTTCTAA
- the CDHR5 gene encoding cadherin-related family member 5 isoform X1: MGTWVLLLPLLFAAEAQAQGTVCSVEKTFLTVEENTNPGEPLLDIYVPEGQQVTLGPSSTPFAFRIQGNQLFLNVTPDYEANTMLEALLECRSGVSAVTQLRVFVSVLDVNDNPPRFPYETKLWEVPEDTRVNTTVVSETELEAQDQDQDDVLFYTLQEVTLGASSFFSLVGANRPALRLDQSLDLERWPNMTFRLLARDTQETGEPSHTATATLVLEVQPVDLRPPWFLPCSYSDGLVCIHAQYRGAVPTGHRLPGPLILHPGPVYAVDGDRGINQPIKYSIISGNEDSTFSISADSGNLTMTKSIPNAKTFLLVVKGEQADNAQYSVTQVTVEARNASGSVPHFTQSLYRGTVGLGSGVGTVIKDAADPSQPLRIRAQDPEFPDLNSAITYQITNNSAFRMDGEAVLTAASLEHAGVFYAEVKAENTVSSGTATTVVEIQVSEQEPSPTGPPTSPETAGTTRLSSGTTSEVPRPPEPSQGSSTTSSGGDTGLQPSSGTTLRSPASSTPSGPPSVGTSPSPSAASPSQGSATRPSSGPTSEAPQPPEPSQGSSTTSSGGDTGPHPSPGTTLRPPASSTPAPVGTPSVGTGPSPPAASPSGGSAQTSKPGASPPTSPGSSRNTWIPGTSETARTEGRPDGGQAGDRRFSEAEMAALGGVLSALLLLALIALTVLVYKHYGHRLACGFGRALKSQPQGFDNQAFLNDSDNANWVPAPSPSPSHALPAPQEPEPPEPAPPSPETPRGLPEAPAKGADGGSPAAVRSILTKERRPEGGYKAVWFGEDIGAEADVVVLNTPASEVGGAGDSGSEGSGDEAADAQDALGTDSIHF, encoded by the exons ATGGGGACCTGGGTCCTGCTGCTCCCGCTGCTGTTTGCGGCTGAGGCCCAGGCCCAGGGTACAG TCTGCTCCGTGGAGAAGACCTTCCTCACAGTCGAGGAGAACACGAACCCCGGGGAGCCCCTCCTGGACATCTACGTCCCCGAGGGCCAGCAGGTGACCCTTGGACCCTCGTCCACCCCTTTTGCGTTTCGGATCCAGGGGAATCAGCTGTTTCTCAACGTGACCCCGGACTATGAG GCGAACACCATGCTGGAGGCTCTCCTGGAGTGCAGGAGCGGTGTCTCCGCG gtGACTCAGCTGAGGGTGTTTGTGTCCGTGCTGGATGTCAACGACAACCCGCCCAGGTTCCCCTATGAGACCAAGCTCTGGGAAGTGCCTGAG GACACTCGGGTGAACACCACCGTCGTCTCAGAGACAGAACTGGAGGCCCAGGACCAGGACCAAGACGATGTCCTTTTCTACACCCTCCAAGAGGTCACCCTG GGTGCCAGCAGTTTCTTCTCCTTGGTGGGTGCGAACCGCCCAGCGCTGCGGCTGGACCAGTCACTGGACTTGGAGAGGTGGCCAAACATGACCTTCCGGCTGCTGGCCCGG gacacacaggagaccGGGGAGCCCAGCCACACAGCCACAGCCACCTTGGTCCTGGAGGTGCAGCCCGTTGACCTGCGGCCCCCCTGGTTCCTGCCCTGCAGCTACTCGGATGGTCTCGTCTGCATCCATGCCCAGTACCGTGGGGCTGTGCCCACCGGCCACAGACTG CCAGGCCCCCTCATCCTGCACCCTGGGCCCGTCTACGCCGTGGATGGAGACCGGGGCATCAACCAGCCCATCAAGTACAGCATCATCAGTG GAAACGAGGACAGCACGTTCTCCATCAGTGCCGACTCAGGAAACCTCACCATGACCAAGAGCATCCCCAATGCCAAGACCTTCCTTCTGGTGGTCAAG GGCGAGCAGGCTGATAACGCCCAATACTCCGTGACCCAGGTCACGGTGGAGGCCCGGAACGCCAGCGGGAGCGTGCCCCACTTCACGCAGAGCCTGTATCGTGGCACTGTGGGGCTTGGCTCTGGGGTGGGCACGGTCATCAAGGACGCAGCTGACCCTTCCCAGCCGCTGAGGATCCGGGCCCAGGACCCTGAGTTCCCA GACCTCAACTCAGCCATCACATATCAAATCACCAACAACTCTGCCTTCCGAATGGACGGAGAAGCCGTCCTGACTGCCGCCTCGCTGGAGCACGCCGGGGTCTTCTACGCCGAG GTCAAGGCCGAGAATACAGTGAGTTCAGGCACTGCGACCACAGTCGTGGAGATTCAGGTCTCAGAACAGGAGCCCTCCCCAACAG GCCCCCCCACGTCCCCAGAGACGGCAGGAACTACCAGACTCTCGAGCGGCACCACTTCAGAGGTCCCCCGGCCCCCTGAGCCCTCTCAGGGGTCCTCCACGACCAGCTCTGGAGGAGACACGGGCCTGCAGCCTTCCTCAGGCACCACTCTGAGGTCACCGGCCTCCTCCACGCCTTCGGGGCCCCCCAGTGTGGGAACCAGCCCCTCCCCTTCAGCAGCCTCACCCAGCCAGGGCTCAGCAACCAGACCCTCAAGTGGCCCCACTTCGGAAGCTCCCCAACCCCCTGAGCCCTCTCAGGGGTCCTCCACGACCAGCTCTGGGGGGGACACTGGCCCACACCCCTCCCCAGGCACCACTCTGaggccaccagcctcctccacgcCTGCGCCTGTGGGGACCCCTAGTGTGGGGACCGGCCCCTCCCCCCCAGCAGCCTCACCCAGTGGGGGCTCAGCACAGACCTCGAAACCAGGAGCCTCTCCGCCGACGTCCCCTGGGTCCAGCAGGAACACCTGGATACCAG GGACATCTGAAACAGCCCGAACAGAAGGCAGGCCAGACGGCGGCCAGGCTGGGGACCGGCGCTTCTCGGAGGCAGAGATGGCGGCACTGGGCGGGGTGCTGAGCGCACTGCTCCTCCTGGCTCTGATTGCCCTCACGGTCCTGGTCTACAAGCACTATGGCCACCGACTCGCGTGCGGCTTTGGCCGAGCACTG aaGTCCCAGCCCCAAGGGTTTGACAACCAGGCTTTCCTCAACGACTCGGACAACGCCAACTGGGTGCCGGCGCCTAGCCCTTCACCCAGCCACGCCCTGCCGGCTCCCCAGGAGCCCGAGCCCCCGGAGCCCGCGCCACCCAGCCCTGAGACCCCGCGCGGGCTCCCAGAGGCCCCTGCCAAGGGCGCGGACGGGGGCAGCCCGGCGGCCGTGAGGTCCATCCTGACCAAGGAGCGGCGGCCTGAGGGCGGCTACAAGGCCGTGTGGTTCGGGGAGGACATCGGCGCCGAGGCCGACGTGGTGGTTCTCAACACCCCCGCCTCGGAAGTGGGCGGCGCTGGCGACTCTGGCAGCGAGGGCAGCGGCGACGAGGCTGCGGATGCCCAGGACGCGCTTGGTACCGACTCCATCCACTTCTAA